A single Triticum dicoccoides isolate Atlit2015 ecotype Zavitan chromosome 2A, WEW_v2.0, whole genome shotgun sequence DNA region contains:
- the LOC119359457 gene encoding uncharacterized protein LOC119359457, with amino-acid sequence MPGREDGASADEESSQCSSGCQSGWTLYLEHSGSGQQQRRTLPYVQPGDVLRQMLPQVEYSDEEEEDSMVSDASSGLPPHLRGEEEELLQVRGQTNMPSQQRRSAFGGDQCHSGWGGSRRTASLSGSRSFVSTRSRSSGEMRSRKKRRAVVQRQDEPATRRHGVFDDDDDLHDTASSSGVVAPAAVVEATPSVREYLS; translated from the coding sequence ATGCCGGGGAGAGAAGATGGAGCCTCCGCCGACGAGGAGAGCTCGCAGTGCAGCAGCGGCTGCCAGTCCGGCTGGACCCTGTACCTGGAGCATTCCGGGTCAGGCCAACAGCAACGTCGCACGCTGCCATACGTGCAGCCCGGCGACGTCCTGAGGCAGATGCTGCCGCAGGTGGAATactccgacgaggaggaggaggattctATGGTCTCCGACGCGTCCTCCGGCCTGCCGCCGCACCTGCGCGGCGAAGAGGAGGAGCTGTTGCAAGTGCGAGGTCAGACCAACATGCCTTCACAGCAGCGTCGGTCGGCCTTCGGCGGCGACCAATGCCACTCCGGCTGGGGTGGCAGTCGTCGCACCGCGAGCCTCTCTGGCTCCCGTTCCTTCGTCTCCACGAGGTCTCGTAGTTCGGGCGagatgaggagcaggaagaagaggAGGGCCGTCGTCCAACGGCAGGATGAGCCGGCGACGCGTCGCCATGGTGTCTTCGACGACGACGATGATCTCCACGACACCGCGAGTTCGTCCGGCGTCGTCGCTCCCGCAGCAGTGGtggaagctactccctccgtccgagaatacttgtcatag